From the Nodularia sphaerocarpa UHCC 0038 genome, the window CGTAATCAGCCAGTGCTGCGGCGTATTCCTCACAGGCTGCATGGTAATTGGCTCGATTGTTATAAGCGCTGGCTAAATTGGGATTCAATTGCAGCGCTGTGTTGTAATCACCCAAAGCTTTTGGCATTTCGCCACTTTGAAAATAAATCAATCCCCGATTGTTGTAATTAACGGAATTTTGGGGACGGCGCGCGATTAATTCGGTCAGTAAGGCGATCGCTTCAGTATAATTTCCTTGTCGAGCAGAACTCAAAGCACAAGAGCGTAAGTAGTCGTCTCCTAACGCAGATGCACCGTTACCGTTTTTCTCATGCTCATTAGGATAAACAGTACAATTTGTAACCAACTTATATCGGTTATTTTGCTGATTGCCAGAAGCTAAAAATGAATGAATATTCATATTGTATTGCCTGAGCTACTTGCTCTTTCAAATCAAATTACAGTTTTAGTCGTAGTAGTAGTTTTGCCCCTGTGTCAAATTTAGACGTGTCTATAATTACTTTTAAGTACGTATGAAGGCTAAATTTCAGCTCCTACATACAAAAAGTGGCAGACTTCCGCTTACTTAAACAATTAATGGTCGAACCTAATAATTAATACGTCACCCGTAAGTTGAATTCCAGAAAGAATAAATATCAATCTTCAAGACTAATCAGGTAGAGACAGCAACAAATTGGTAGAATGCCAACAAGCCTTTCATATTTAGCTGATTCTCGGTCAGCCTCAAGTGAGTGCTTAGTCTGCGCTAACTAATGCTGTAGCCGACGGCAAGAAATAGCTCAAAAGCACACACCGTAATTTTTAAGTGTTGAGAAAATTTTTGATGACAACAGCAATTTTCTATCAAAATGCCCCTGATTTAGCTGCTGACGATTATATAGTTATAGGTCTATCTACCTGTTTTATCAAGGAAGACGGAGAAGTTTATCAAGTTGAAGTCGTAGAACCAATTCCCTCTGCGGCTTTAGAAGCCTTGTTAAAAGGGATTCCCACCTCCTATCACCTCGCTTGTGCAACCACCCTCGGATCTGTCCTGGATGGCGATACACCCCTGTTACCAGATGGCTTTCCCGATTCGACTCAGTTTGGAGAAGAATTCACCCTGCGGGCGTTTGCAGCCGCTCGCACCTACAAGCGTCGTGAAATTGCCAAGTCCCTGATTCCTCTAGGTACAACCTACACTGATTTTAAATATTCAACAGAGCGTAAGCGGGTACTCAATGCTGCTAGAGTTGTCAATAAAGAAGACAATGTGAAACAGCATTCCCACACTCACAAAGTTCTTTAATTTGAAGTAGTTATGCTAAAACTTTACGGCGGCGCTCGTAGTCGAGCCTCAATTGTCCAGTGGTATCTGGAAGAACTGGGCGTTGGCTATGAATTTGTGATCTTGGATATGCAGGCGGGCGAACACAAGCAGCCTGAGTACCTGAAGATTAACCCAATGGCTAAAGTTCCAGCAATTGTGGATGGGGACTTGCAGCTTTGGGAATCAGGGGCAATTTTACTGTATCTTGCCGACAAATACGGTAAAACCCCACTTTCGCCAGAACAGAGGGGTTTATTTTCCCAGTGGGTCTTATTTGGCAATTCTACCCTGGCTACAGGGATTTTTGTAGAAGCCAATCGAGAGCGAGAAATGCCCCGTTTGTTAACTCCCTTGAATGAGATTTTTGAGCGACAATCTTTTGTAATGGGTGATGAATTTACTGTTGCTGATGTAGCTGTGGGGTCTATC encodes:
- a CDS encoding tetratricopeptide repeat protein, whose product is MNIHSFLASGNQQNNRYKLVTNCTVYPNEHEKNGNGASALGDDYLRSCALSSARQGNYTEAIALLTELIARRPQNSVNYNNRGLIYFQSGEMPKALGDYNTALQLNPNLASAYNNRANYHAACEEYAAALADYDQAIDLNPSYVRARINRGITFRDLAQYEEAIENFEVAMLFGQLEGHIWAERGRTYHLWGDWNCAIADYRRALTQLPKLDPKADMSGYRWHLQIENWLNELLFPENLDE
- a CDS encoding glutathione S-transferase family protein, giving the protein MLKLYGGARSRASIVQWYLEELGVGYEFVILDMQAGEHKQPEYLKINPMAKVPAIVDGDLQLWESGAILLYLADKYGKTPLSPEQRGLFSQWVLFGNSTLATGIFVEANREREMPRLLTPLNEIFERQSFVMGDEFTVADVAVGSILSYIPIMLKLDLSAYPAVLDYIKRMSERPAFQKSIGGGS